In a single window of the Cupriavidus sp. P-10 genome:
- a CDS encoding ankyrin repeat domain-containing protein, whose translation MTRAAARTRRQALNEMLGLMGLLVGGSLLAAQGGQTLAARPGAGSASQPGAARAPRSTAHVPLRSDGISALDRNLITAASIGDQDMVARLLAAGATARAADERGRSALLAAVQTRHVDVARMLMLAGADVNHKDADANSPFLLAAASGQAEIVRLALAHGADLGSTDRYDGTALIAASQQGHVEVVKLLLKAGVAVDHVNNLGWTALLEAVVLGDGSTRYEETVQLLLDAGADANLADREGVTPTRHARERGYKTMVKMLMRVRGH comes from the coding sequence ATGACGCGCGCCGCCGCCCGCACCCGCAGACAGGCACTCAATGAGATGCTGGGCCTGATGGGCCTGCTGGTCGGGGGCAGCCTGCTGGCGGCGCAAGGCGGGCAGACGCTGGCGGCGCGCCCCGGCGCCGGTTCAGCCAGCCAGCCTGGCGCCGCCCGCGCCCCGCGCAGCACCGCGCACGTGCCGCTGCGCAGCGATGGCATCAGCGCACTCGACCGCAACCTGATCACCGCCGCCAGCATCGGCGACCAGGACATGGTGGCGCGCCTGCTGGCCGCGGGCGCCACCGCGCGCGCGGCCGATGAACGCGGACGCAGCGCGTTGCTGGCCGCCGTGCAGACCCGCCACGTCGACGTCGCGCGGATGCTGATGCTGGCCGGCGCGGACGTGAACCACAAGGATGCCGACGCCAACAGCCCCTTCCTGCTGGCCGCCGCCAGTGGGCAGGCCGAGATTGTCCGGCTAGCGCTGGCGCACGGCGCGGACCTGGGCAGCACCGACCGCTACGATGGCACCGCGCTGATCGCCGCGAGCCAGCAAGGGCATGTGGAAGTGGTGAAGCTGCTGCTGAAAGCAGGTGTCGCCGTTGACCACGTCAACAACCTTGGCTGGACGGCACTGCTGGAAGCTGTGGTGCTGGGCGATGGCAGCACGCGCTACGAGGAAACGGTGCAGCTGCTGCTGGACGCCGGAGCCGACGCCAACCTGGCCGACCGCGAAGGCGTGACGCCGACGCGCCACGCCCGCGAACGCGGGTACAAGACGATGGTGAAGATGTTGATGCGGGTGCGGGGGCATTGA
- a CDS encoding glutamine--tRNA ligase/YqeY domain fusion protein — translation MSHDNKPTDSTPAASNFLRSIIDQDLAAGTYAGRQDKQGEPLPTVITRFPPEPNGYLHIGHAKSICLNFGLARDYGGRCHLRFDDTNPVKEDTEYVDSIIDAVHWLGFSWDSEGKDGQKQPHLYYASDYFDQLYAFAETLIERGAAYIDSQSAEQIAASRGNFSEPGKPSPYRDRTVEENLQLFRDMRAGKYGDGEHVLRAKIDMTAPNIVMRDPVLYRIRHAHHHRTGDKWCIYPMYDFTHCISDALENISHSLCTLEFENNRPLYDWVLEHLRDAGVFGDPLPHQYEFARLNLTYAITSKRRLKQLVDENRVDGWDDPRMPTLVGVRRRGYTPESIQLFCDRVGVAKADSWIDMSTLEGSVRDDLDGRAARGVAVLDPLKLIIDNYPEGQSEECSAPVHPKKPELGKRVFPLSRELWIEREDFNETPPKGYFRLFPGNKVRLKYGYVVECTGVDKDADGKVIAVHASYLPDTKSGTPGADSVKVKGVIHWVSAAHGYEAEVRLYDRLFNDPNPDAGGKNFLDALNPDSKKVITAYLEPGLREAQPEDRFQFERHGYFVADRNDSQPGKPVFNRIVGLKDSWGK, via the coding sequence ATGAGCCACGACAACAAGCCTACCGACAGCACCCCAGCCGCCTCCAACTTCCTGCGGAGCATCATCGACCAGGACCTCGCCGCCGGCACCTATGCCGGCCGCCAGGACAAGCAGGGCGAGCCGCTGCCGACCGTCATCACCCGCTTCCCGCCGGAGCCCAATGGCTACCTGCATATCGGCCATGCCAAGAGCATCTGCCTGAACTTCGGGCTGGCGCGCGACTACGGCGGCCGCTGCCACCTGCGCTTCGACGACACCAACCCGGTCAAGGAAGACACCGAATACGTCGATTCGATCATCGACGCCGTGCACTGGCTCGGTTTCTCCTGGGACAGCGAGGGCAAGGACGGCCAGAAGCAGCCGCACCTGTACTACGCCAGCGACTACTTCGACCAGCTCTACGCCTTTGCCGAGACCCTGATCGAGCGCGGCGCCGCCTATATCGACAGCCAGTCGGCCGAGCAGATCGCCGCCAGCCGCGGCAACTTCTCCGAGCCGGGCAAGCCGTCGCCCTACCGCGACCGGACCGTCGAGGAAAACCTGCAGCTGTTCCGCGACATGCGCGCCGGCAAGTACGGCGACGGCGAGCACGTGCTGCGCGCGAAGATCGACATGACCGCGCCCAACATCGTGATGCGCGACCCGGTGCTCTACCGCATTCGCCACGCCCATCACCACCGCACGGGCGACAAGTGGTGCATCTACCCGATGTACGACTTCACCCATTGCATCTCGGACGCGCTGGAGAATATCTCGCACTCGCTGTGCACGCTGGAGTTCGAGAACAACCGCCCGCTGTACGACTGGGTGCTGGAGCACCTGCGCGACGCCGGCGTGTTCGGCGACCCGCTGCCGCACCAGTATGAGTTTGCGCGCCTGAACCTGACCTACGCCATCACCAGCAAGCGCAGGCTCAAGCAACTGGTCGACGAGAACCGCGTCGACGGCTGGGACGATCCGCGCATGCCCACGCTGGTCGGCGTGCGCCGCCGCGGCTATACGCCGGAATCGATCCAGCTGTTCTGCGACCGCGTCGGCGTGGCCAAGGCCGACAGCTGGATCGACATGAGCACGCTCGAAGGCTCGGTGCGCGACGACCTGGACGGCCGGGCCGCCCGTGGCGTGGCCGTGCTGGACCCGCTCAAGCTGATCATCGACAACTACCCGGAAGGCCAGAGCGAGGAATGCTCGGCGCCGGTCCATCCGAAGAAACCGGAACTGGGCAAGCGTGTGTTCCCGCTGTCGCGCGAACTGTGGATCGAGCGCGAGGACTTCAACGAGACCCCGCCCAAGGGCTATTTCCGCCTGTTCCCGGGCAACAAGGTGCGCCTGAAGTACGGCTACGTGGTCGAGTGCACCGGCGTGGACAAAGACGCCGACGGCAAGGTCATCGCCGTGCATGCCAGCTACCTGCCCGACACCAAGAGCGGCACCCCGGGCGCAGACAGCGTCAAGGTCAAGGGCGTGATCCACTGGGTCAGCGCGGCGCACGGCTACGAGGCCGAGGTGCGCCTGTACGACCGCCTGTTCAACGACCCCAACCCGGACGCGGGCGGCAAGAACTTCCTGGACGCACTGAATCCGGATTCCAAGAAGGTGATCACCGCCTACCTGGAGCCGGGCCTGCGCGAGGCACAGCCGGAAGACCGCTTCCAGTTCGAGCGCCATGGCTACTTCGTGGCCGACCGCAATGATTCGCAGCCAGGCAAGCCGGTCTTCAACCGCATCGTCGGGTTGAAGGACAGCTGGGGCAAGTGA
- a CDS encoding gamma-glutamylcyclotransferase, translating to MAITRQDLESDRLRTSLCSTPVASSLLPEHVLEQSLCDALACKPDDAALGGDVWVFGYGSLIWNPMVVHTERRRATVHGYHRGFYLYSRINRGTWDNPGLVLGLDRGGCCHGMVFRIPSHVVEQEFRVLWRREMLTGAYHPRWLRIRTGEGCEGGESGEGPEQRALAFVMNRAHESYAGRLPDTSVVERLRHAAGLYGPAREYLQQTLLGLATNGVDDPYLGRLWRQLQADDAADAERACATSPLAASNPHETV from the coding sequence ATGGCCATTACGCGACAGGACCTCGAATCCGACCGGCTGCGCACCTCGCTGTGCAGTACCCCGGTCGCGTCCTCGCTGTTGCCCGAACACGTGCTGGAGCAGTCCCTCTGCGACGCGCTGGCTTGCAAGCCCGACGATGCCGCGCTCGGCGGCGATGTCTGGGTGTTCGGCTATGGCTCCCTGATATGGAACCCGATGGTGGTGCACACCGAGCGCCGGCGCGCGACCGTGCATGGCTACCATCGTGGCTTCTACCTCTACTCCCGTATCAACCGCGGCACCTGGGACAACCCGGGACTGGTGCTCGGCCTGGATCGCGGCGGCTGCTGCCACGGCATGGTGTTCCGCATCCCCAGCCACGTGGTCGAGCAGGAATTCCGCGTGCTGTGGCGCCGCGAGATGCTGACCGGCGCCTACCACCCACGCTGGCTGCGCATCCGCACCGGTGAGGGCTGCGAGGGCGGCGAAAGCGGCGAGGGCCCGGAGCAACGCGCCCTGGCCTTCGTCATGAACCGCGCGCACGAGTCCTACGCCGGCCGGCTGCCGGACACCAGCGTGGTCGAACGGCTGCGCCACGCCGCCGGGCTGTATGGCCCGGCGCGCGAATACCTGCAGCAAACCCTGCTGGGGCTGGCCACCAACGGCGTCGACGATCCCTACCTGGGCCGGCTGTGGCGCCAGCTCCAGGCGGACGATGCCGCCGATGCCGAACGCGCTTGCGCAACGTCGCCCTTGGCGGCCAGCAACCCTCACGAAACCGTCTGA
- a CDS encoding FKBP-type peptidyl-prolyl cis-trans isomerase, which translates to MQTTPSGLQYEDTTVGSGTEATAGKHVTVHYTGWLYENGQAGRKFDSSKDRNDPFVFPLGAGHVIRGWDEGVQGMKVGGVRRLVIPADLGYGARGAGGVIPPNATLLFEVELLAV; encoded by the coding sequence ATGCAAACCACGCCCTCTGGCCTGCAATACGAAGACACCACCGTCGGTTCCGGCACCGAAGCCACCGCCGGCAAGCACGTCACCGTGCACTACACCGGCTGGCTGTACGAAAACGGCCAGGCCGGCCGCAAGTTCGATTCGAGCAAGGACCGCAACGACCCGTTCGTGTTCCCGCTGGGCGCCGGCCATGTGATCCGCGGCTGGGACGAAGGCGTGCAGGGCATGAAGGTCGGCGGCGTGCGTCGCCTGGTGATTCCGGCCGACCTCGGCTATGGTGCGCGCGGCGCCGGCGGCGTGATCCCGCCGAACGCGACGCTGCTGTTTGAAGTGGAACTGCTGGCGGTCTGA
- a CDS encoding long-chain fatty acid--CoA ligase, with the protein MQNPARPHFQFWPKRLPTAIVLPETSLWYNLEASAHRYADKAAIRYFGNAVTFRELEAQATALAGWLQQKAGVKKGDRVLLYMQNCPQFIISYYAILRADAVVVPVNPMNRAEEFKHYVTDAQARVAIFTADLAAGVEQAQAELAPAERLQHLLVTQYADALPPTHEHPEDAPPAWLTTPHPLPTGATAWPEALGAGMEPGPHTAGPDDLAVMPYTSGTTGFPKGCIHTHRSVMHNIVGGATWSGSGAESVILSVLPLFHVTGMQYGMNGPIYSGATVVMLPRWDREVAGRLISRCQVTHWTNIPTMVIDFLASPNLAQFDLSSLRYIGGGGAAMPQAVAERLREQFGLHYLEGYGLSETMAPTHSNPSDRPKLQCLGVPTFNTDARVIDPVTLKELPPNEIGEIIVSGPQVFKGYWGKEDATREAFIEFEGKSFFRTGDLGRMDEEGYYFITDRLKRMINASGFKVWPAEVENLLYKHPDVQEACIIGTRDPYRGETVKAVVVLRAHAKGKTTPDEVIEWAKENMAAYKYPRVVEFVEALPKSGTGKVMWRQLQESENARNAGEQKPAAA; encoded by the coding sequence ATGCAGAACCCCGCCCGCCCGCATTTCCAGTTCTGGCCAAAGCGCTTGCCGACTGCCATCGTGCTGCCTGAAACGTCGCTCTGGTACAACCTGGAAGCGTCGGCGCACCGCTATGCCGACAAGGCGGCGATCCGCTATTTCGGCAACGCCGTCACCTTCCGCGAACTCGAAGCGCAGGCCACCGCGCTGGCCGGGTGGCTGCAGCAGAAGGCGGGCGTGAAGAAGGGCGACCGGGTGCTGCTGTACATGCAAAACTGCCCGCAGTTCATCATCAGCTACTACGCCATCCTGCGCGCCGATGCGGTGGTGGTGCCGGTCAACCCGATGAACCGCGCCGAGGAATTCAAGCATTACGTCACCGATGCGCAGGCGCGCGTGGCGATCTTCACCGCCGACCTGGCCGCCGGAGTCGAGCAGGCACAGGCCGAGCTGGCGCCGGCCGAGCGCCTGCAGCACCTGCTCGTGACCCAGTATGCCGACGCGCTGCCGCCCACCCATGAACACCCGGAAGACGCGCCGCCGGCCTGGCTGACTACGCCGCATCCGCTGCCCACGGGCGCCACCGCGTGGCCCGAGGCGCTGGGCGCCGGCATGGAGCCCGGCCCGCACACCGCCGGCCCGGACGACCTGGCGGTGATGCCCTACACCTCCGGCACCACCGGCTTCCCCAAGGGTTGCATCCATACGCACCGCTCGGTCATGCACAACATCGTCGGCGGCGCGACCTGGTCTGGCTCGGGCGCCGAGTCGGTGATCCTTTCGGTGCTGCCGCTGTTCCACGTCACCGGCATGCAGTACGGCATGAACGGCCCGATCTACAGCGGCGCCACCGTGGTGATGCTGCCGCGCTGGGACCGCGAGGTGGCCGGCCGCCTGATCTCGCGCTGCCAGGTCACGCACTGGACCAATATCCCGACCATGGTGATCGACTTCCTGGCCAGCCCCAACCTGGCGCAGTTCGACCTGTCGAGCCTGCGCTATATCGGCGGCGGCGGCGCGGCCATGCCGCAGGCCGTGGCCGAGCGCCTGCGCGAGCAGTTCGGGCTGCACTACCTGGAAGGCTACGGCCTGTCCGAGACCATGGCGCCGACGCACAGCAACCCGTCGGACCGGCCCAAGCTGCAGTGCCTGGGCGTGCCGACCTTCAATACCGATGCGCGCGTGATCGACCCGGTCACGCTCAAGGAACTGCCGCCCAACGAGATCGGCGAGATCATCGTCAGCGGCCCGCAGGTGTTCAAGGGCTACTGGGGCAAGGAAGACGCCACGCGCGAGGCCTTTATCGAGTTCGAGGGCAAGAGCTTCTTCCGCACCGGCGACCTCGGGCGGATGGACGAGGAGGGCTATTACTTCATCACCGACCGCCTCAAGCGCATGATCAATGCGTCGGGCTTCAAGGTGTGGCCGGCCGAGGTGGAGAACCTGCTGTACAAGCACCCCGACGTGCAGGAGGCCTGCATTATCGGCACGCGCGATCCGTACCGCGGCGAGACCGTCAAGGCGGTGGTGGTGCTGCGCGCCCATGCCAAGGGCAAGACCACGCCGGACGAGGTCATCGAATGGGCCAAGGAGAACATGGCCGCGTACAAGTATCCGCGGGTGGTGGAGTTCGTTGAGGCGCTGCCCAAGTCGGGGACCGGCAAGGTGATGTGGCGGCAGCTGCAGGAGAGCGAGAACGCGCGGAATGCAGGAGAACAGAAGCCCGCAGCGGCCTGA
- a CDS encoding YaeQ family protein yields MALKSTIFKAELAVSDMDRPYYGSHALTIAQHPSENDARMMVRLLAFACEATETLAFTRGLDEPDEPDLWDKRLTGDIEHWVELGQPDEARLKRAAARAERVTVYTYSGASAREWWKGMAGKAGKLRNVTVYNVPTEAVDALAALAQRAMRLSVTIQDGDIWVADDDRNVQLQLDVLQRAQG; encoded by the coding sequence ATGGCGCTCAAGTCCACCATCTTCAAAGCCGAACTGGCCGTCTCCGACATGGACCGGCCCTACTACGGCAGCCACGCCCTCACCATCGCCCAGCATCCGTCCGAGAACGACGCGCGCATGATGGTGCGCCTGCTCGCCTTTGCCTGCGAGGCCACCGAGACGCTGGCCTTTACCCGCGGTCTGGACGAGCCTGACGAGCCCGACCTGTGGGACAAGCGCCTGACCGGCGACATCGAACATTGGGTCGAGCTGGGCCAGCCCGACGAAGCGCGCCTGAAGCGCGCCGCCGCCCGCGCCGAGCGCGTGACCGTCTACACCTACAGTGGCGCCAGCGCGCGCGAGTGGTGGAAAGGCATGGCGGGCAAGGCCGGCAAGCTGCGCAACGTCACCGTCTACAATGTCCCGACGGAAGCGGTCGACGCGCTCGCGGCGCTGGCGCAGCGCGCGATGCGCCTGTCGGTGACGATCCAGGATGGCGACATCTGGGTCGCCGACGACGACCGCAACGTGCAACTGCAACTGGACGTGCTGCAGCGCGCCCAAGGCTGA
- the trxA gene encoding thioredoxin, whose amino-acid sequence MSDVTLQNFETEVIDASRQAPVLVDFWAPWCGPCRTLGPMLERLEAEAEGRWKLVKVNVDENQELAAHFGVRSIPHVVAIADGQAVDQFTGVLPESGLREFLDRLAPGQARSPLDEAQELAAAGNRDGAETLFAEAIAQEPDSDAPRLAYIGFLLDGSAVDRAKAEFAALSARAEHEDGYGALRTRIEAMESAAGLPDEATLTGRIDADPRDLAARLDLARLMIAHQQYEPALEQLLEIVRTDRGFEDDIGRKTMLSVFEMLADRPDVVSRWRRQLSTSLN is encoded by the coding sequence ATGAGCGACGTCACCCTGCAGAATTTCGAGACCGAAGTGATCGACGCCTCGCGCCAGGCGCCGGTGCTGGTCGACTTCTGGGCACCGTGGTGCGGCCCCTGCCGCACGCTGGGGCCGATGCTTGAACGGCTGGAGGCGGAAGCGGAAGGCCGCTGGAAGCTGGTCAAGGTCAATGTCGACGAGAACCAGGAACTGGCCGCGCACTTTGGCGTGCGCAGCATCCCCCATGTGGTGGCGATCGCCGACGGCCAGGCCGTGGACCAGTTCACCGGCGTGCTGCCGGAATCGGGGCTGCGCGAGTTCCTGGACCGGCTGGCGCCGGGCCAGGCCAGGTCGCCGCTGGACGAGGCACAGGAACTGGCCGCCGCCGGCAACCGCGACGGCGCGGAAACCCTCTTCGCTGAAGCCATCGCCCAGGAGCCGGACTCCGACGCCCCGCGGCTGGCCTATATCGGCTTCCTGCTGGACGGCAGCGCCGTCGACCGGGCCAAGGCAGAATTCGCGGCGCTGTCGGCCCGCGCCGAGCACGAAGATGGCTACGGCGCACTGCGCACGCGCATCGAAGCCATGGAAAGCGCCGCCGGGCTGCCCGATGAGGCCACCCTCACCGGCCGCATCGACGCCGACCCCCGCGACCTGGCGGCCCGGCTGGACCTGGCGCGGCTGATGATCGCGCACCAGCAATACGAGCCGGCGCTGGAGCAATTGCTGGAAATCGTGCGCACCGACCGCGGCTTTGAAGACGATATCGGCCGCAAGACCATGCTGTCGGTATTCGAGATGCTGGCCGACCGGCCGGACGTGGTGTCGCGCTGGCGCCGGCAGCTCAGCACGTCGCTGAACTAA
- a CDS encoding MAPEG family protein, with amino-acid sequence MPIAFWCVLLAGVLPLATVAIAKASGPGFDNHDPRGWLDRQSGRARRADMAHRNHFEAFPFFAAAVLTASYLQAPQARIDELSMVFILTRILYTVCYLTDRATLRTLCWTIGYLTVVGIFLLPVFVH; translated from the coding sequence ATGCCGATCGCGTTCTGGTGCGTCTTGCTGGCCGGCGTGCTGCCGCTCGCCACGGTAGCCATTGCCAAGGCCAGCGGACCGGGTTTCGACAACCATGACCCGCGCGGCTGGCTCGACCGGCAATCTGGCCGGGCGCGCCGCGCCGACATGGCGCACCGCAACCACTTCGAGGCCTTTCCGTTCTTTGCCGCGGCGGTGCTCACCGCCAGCTATCTTCAGGCGCCGCAGGCGCGCATCGACGAACTGTCGATGGTCTTCATCCTCACCCGCATCCTCTACACCGTGTGCTACCTGACCGACCGAGCCACGCTGCGCACGCTGTGCTGGACCATCGGATACCTGACGGTGGTGGGGATATTCCTGCTGCCGGTGTTCGTGCACTGA
- a CDS encoding cupin domain-containing protein: MTTPRLIDFRSVPAPTHDRPRADRLVSGNPDRTTWTHYSAEHGDFDCGIWACEPGAWRIAFPAGKEEFFHVISGRIRISDESGEASEFGPGDACVIPAGFTGVFQVLEPVRKYFVVIDRDAARPA; this comes from the coding sequence ATGACCACGCCCCGCCTGATCGATTTCAGGTCCGTACCCGCCCCGACCCACGACCGCCCGCGGGCCGACCGGCTGGTGTCGGGCAACCCCGACCGCACCACCTGGACGCACTACAGCGCCGAACACGGCGATTTCGATTGCGGCATCTGGGCCTGCGAGCCCGGCGCGTGGCGCATCGCCTTCCCGGCGGGCAAGGAAGAGTTCTTCCATGTGATCAGCGGCCGCATCCGCATCAGCGACGAGTCCGGCGAGGCCAGCGAATTCGGCCCGGGCGACGCCTGCGTGATCCCGGCGGGGTTCACCGGCGTGTTCCAGGTGCTGGAGCCGGTGCGCAAGTATTTCGTGGTGATCGACCGCGACGCGGCGCGGCCGGCCTGA
- a CDS encoding YceI family protein: MATPAPLLAAVAIALPGSISARAAPVEYVLDPVHTSVYFAASHFERSSVRGRFGKIDGRIVYDADSGAGAVDVTVDLASVDTNNRTLDGVLRSAQFFDVAQFPLARLRADRFISDGGRLVAVEGELSLHGVTLPVRLQAERFRCGEVSLFGVARQVCGGDFRVEVPRSAFGMTRFLPEAGDIVTLHVAVEASPASSAPR; this comes from the coding sequence ATGGCAACACCCGCCCCTCTCCTGGCCGCTGTTGCGATCGCGCTGCCAGGCAGCATCAGCGCCAGGGCCGCGCCGGTCGAGTACGTCCTCGACCCGGTCCACACCTCCGTCTATTTCGCCGCCAGCCATTTCGAGCGCAGTTCGGTGCGCGGGCGCTTCGGCAAGATCGACGGCCGCATCGTGTATGACGCCGACAGCGGCGCCGGCGCGGTCGACGTGACCGTCGACCTGGCCTCGGTCGACACCAACAACCGCACGCTGGACGGGGTGCTGCGCTCGGCACAGTTCTTCGATGTCGCGCAGTTTCCCCTGGCGCGGCTGCGCGCCGATCGCTTTATCAGCGACGGCGGCCGGCTCGTGGCGGTAGAGGGCGAGCTGAGCCTGCACGGCGTCACTCTCCCGGTCCGGCTGCAGGCCGAGCGTTTCCGCTGCGGCGAGGTTTCGCTGTTCGGTGTGGCGCGGCAGGTGTGTGGCGGCGACTTCCGCGTGGAAGTGCCGCGTAGTGCCTTCGGCATGACCCGTTTCCTGCCCGAGGCGGGCGACATCGTGACGCTCCATGTGGCGGTCGAGGCATCGCCGGCGAGCAGCGCCCCGCGCTAG
- a CDS encoding RNA-binding S4 domain-containing protein, producing MGKASSVQTITFPLEGEFIALNDLLKLAGVCDSGGAGKALVAAGEVSVDGAPESRKTAKIRAGQVVGLTGIEIRVVAA from the coding sequence ATGGGCAAGGCAAGTTCGGTACAAACCATCACCTTCCCGCTCGAGGGCGAGTTCATCGCCCTCAACGACCTGCTCAAGCTGGCTGGCGTGTGCGACAGCGGCGGCGCCGGCAAGGCGCTGGTCGCCGCCGGCGAAGTCTCGGTGGACGGCGCGCCTGAATCGCGCAAGACTGCGAAGATTCGTGCCGGGCAGGTGGTGGGCCTGACAGGCATCGAGATCCGCGTGGTCGCCGCCTGA
- a CDS encoding bacteriohemerythrin: MDANDQLSSAGLPEDLHLGEPVTDATHAEFVQLLAAVASADDAGFLAAMDEWIDHTRHHFAQEEQWMEAMGFGPRHCHGGEHKQVLAVAAAVRDKVHTDGEFGLGRRLVAELSGWFDHHVRSMDAMMVEHMRENGFTLVEGPAAAA, translated from the coding sequence ATGGACGCCAACGACCAGCTTTCCTCCGCCGGCCTGCCCGAAGACCTCCATCTTGGCGAACCGGTCACCGATGCCACCCACGCCGAGTTCGTGCAACTGCTGGCCGCCGTGGCCAGCGCGGACGATGCCGGTTTCCTGGCTGCGATGGACGAGTGGATCGACCATACGCGCCATCATTTCGCGCAGGAAGAGCAGTGGATGGAGGCGATGGGTTTCGGCCCGCGCCATTGCCACGGGGGCGAGCACAAGCAGGTGCTGGCCGTGGCCGCAGCGGTGCGCGACAAGGTCCACACCGACGGCGAATTCGGGCTCGGGCGCCGGCTGGTGGCCGAGCTGTCAGGCTGGTTCGACCATCACGTCAGGTCGATGGACGCGATGATGGTCGAACATATGCGCGAGAACGGCTTCACGCTGGTGGAAGGGCCGGCCGCGGCGGCCTGA